The following coding sequences lie in one Deltaproteobacteria bacterium genomic window:
- a CDS encoding response regulator produces MMRGKNQAVLVVDDCQGILDTLETILGDDFQVMVALNATRAMKILSHVTPAMIFLDCMMPGFNGFQLLREIKQMSIESKIVVITASIFDEILEEIDWLGVDGLVQKPFDVSQIIDVTEKLMLRAS; encoded by the coding sequence ATGATGCGGGGAAAAAACCAGGCTGTACTAGTTGTAGACGATTGCCAGGGCATTTTAGATACGCTCGAAACGATACTTGGCGACGATTTCCAGGTCATGGTGGCTCTGAATGCCACCCGGGCGATGAAAATCCTCAGCCATGTTACACCGGCCATGATCTTTCTGGACTGTATGATGCCGGGATTCAACGGATTCCAGCTCCTTCGAGAGATCAAACAGATGTCCATAGAGTCAAAGATCGTGGTGATTACAGCCTCCATTTTCGATGAGATCCTCGAGGAGATCGACTGGCTTGGTGTCGATGGGTTGGTGCAAAAGCCATTTGATGTTTCCCAGATAATAGATGTCACCGAAAAACTTATGCTTCGTGCCTCGTAG